A region from the Drosophila takahashii strain IR98-3 E-12201 chromosome 2L, DtakHiC1v2, whole genome shotgun sequence genome encodes:
- the sky gene encoding GTPase-activating protein skywalker isoform X5, whose protein sequence is MVGKVLGIKDLEQFSSRRSSVYVDPECDKFFELPLFIAASSNDITTKCQCFQFSPGKEPALRSYTEIQQLLQQGKKRDVKNILRENSWPINSPIRSQLWPMLCAQHQTKQQMLDGFYWEMVHQVFGTTELSEKPIMLPAFVDATHCLPYHLTSTGRAVADRIVNVLGYDCPDITYSPVLYPITSILLHFMSEEEAYMCLAGLVGSKEKVFINQTKLQHEVTWKTVMQIAKKHTKSATSYFQRICPGLKLERIFMDWCWWILAGLPFQHLVRIMDCYFHEGIKVLYRVALVILNLFHKECQSNNEWSPDNIKNDIGNALIKFCKKIPVSPAKLLHAAFSIRGLSTQYISRIFIKTEMLLKSRSVLTSGSKQLIKSRSSDNLPTSQSQVNIQMMSHTLTIREHFGLPGTKNFIKTWTDRQFLFTLWSWLPVRITMYQPVLLYTTEEHGCSLTTFYVRVEQHEPTLLMIKTCNNEVFGAYCSSRWFERNVKDDKGQRQAYFGTGETFLFSLYPERAKYPWVGIEGDKDLGHSSELFMAADSKMITIGGGEGQAIWMDENIRFGKTDSCKTFNNPPLCPSGDFEIRVLEVYGFVGI, encoded by the exons GCAAAGAGCCGGCACTGCGCTCCTACACCGAGATCCAACAGCTGCTGCAACAGGGCAAGAAGCGTGACGTGAAGAACATACTCAGGGAGAATTCGTGGCCCATTAACTCCCCGATCCGATCCCAGCTATGGCCGATGTTGTGTGCCCAGCACCAGACGAAGCAGCAAATGCTGGACGGCTTTTACTGGGAGATGGTCCACCAG GTCTTTGGCACCACGGAGCTGTCGGAGAAGCCGATCATGCTGCCCGCCTTTGTGGACGCCACCCATTGTTTGCCCTACCACTTGACCAGCACGGGACGGGCCGTGGCCGATCGCATCGTGAATGTCCTGGGCTACGACTGCCCCGATATTACCTACAGTCCAGTATTGTATCCCATTACATCGATACTTTTGCATTTCATGTCGG AGGAGGAGGCGTACATGTGCTTGGCCGGTCTGGTGGGCAGCAAGGAAAAGGTATTCATCAATCAAACCAAACTACAGCACGAGGTCACCTGGAAGACGGTGATGCAGATAGCCAAAAAGCACACG AAAAGTGCAACTTCGTATTTCCAACGTATTTGCCCGGGCCTGAAGTTGGAGCGCATCTTCATGGACTGGTGCTGGTGGATTCTAGCGGGTCTACCCTTCCAGCATCTGGTGCGGATCATGGACTGCTACTTCCACGAGGGCATCAAGGTCCTGTACCGCGTGGCCCTTGTCATACTCAACCTGTTTCACAAGGAGTGCCAGTCGAACAACGAATGGAGTCcggataatattaaaaacgacATTGGCAATGCGCTGATCAAGTTCTGCAAGAAGATACCAGTGTCGCCGGCGAAGCTGCTCCATGCCGCGTTTAGTATTAGGGGACTGAG TACCCAGTATATTTCTAGAATATTTATCAAGACTGAAATGCTACTAAAAAGCCGTTCCGTGCTCACCAGCGGTTCGAAGCAATTAATCAAATCGCGTTCAAGTGATAATCTGCCCACTAGTCAGTCGCAGGTCAACATCCAAATGATGTCGCACACCTTGACCATCCGAGAG CATTTTGGTTTGCCGGGCACAAAGAATTTCATAAAAACCTGGACGGATAGACAATTT CTGTTCACGCTGTGGTCCTGGCTGCCCGTGCGGATAACAATGTACCAACCGGTGCTGCTCTACACCACCGAGGAGCACGGCTGCTCGCTGACCACGTTCTACGTCCGGGTGGAGCAGCACGAGCCCACGCTGCTCATGATCAAGACGTGCAATAATGAG GTATTCGGGGCTTACTGTTCCTCGCGCTGGTTTGAAAGGAATGTGAAGGATGACAAGGGCCAGCGACAGGCCTACTTCGGCACCGGCGAAACCTTTTTGTTCTCCCTGTATCCAGAGCGAGCCAAGTACCCGTGGGTGGGCATTGAGGGCGACAAGGATCTGGGACACAGTTCCGAGCTGTTTATGGCGGCCGACTCCAAGATGATTACCATTGGTGGCGG CGAGGGTCAGGCCATCTGGATGGACGAGAACATACGTTTCGGCAAGACGGACAGCTGCAAGACCTTCAACAATCCGCCGCTTTGTCCATCGGGCGACTTCGAGATCCGGGTGCTGGAGGTCTACGGCTTTGTGGGCATCTAA
- the sky gene encoding GTPase-activating protein skywalker isoform X7, with the protein MVGKVLGIKDLEQFSSRRSSVYVDPECDKFFELPLFIAASSNDITTKCQCFQFSPGKEPALRSYTEIQQLLQQGKKRDVKNILRENSWPINSPIRSQLWPMLCAQHQTKQQMLDGFYWEMVHQVFGTTELSEKPIMLPAFVDATHCLPYHLTSTGRAVADRIVNVLGYDCPDITYSPVLYPITSILLHFMSEEEAYMCLAGLVGSKEKVFINQTKLQHEVTWKTVMQIAKKHTKSATSYFQRICPGLKLERIFMDWCWWILAGLPFQHLVRIMDCYFHEGIKVLYRVALVILNLFHKECQSNNEWSPDNIKNDIGNALIKFCKKIPVSPAKLLHAAFSIRGLSTQYISRIFIKTEMLLKSRSVLTSGSKQLIKSRSSDNLPTSQSQVNIQMMSHTLTIREKLHSESCRNLLFTLWSWLPVRITMYQPVLLYTTEEHGCSLTTFYVRVEQHEPTLLMIKTCNNEVFGAYCSSRWFERNVKDDKGQRQAYFGTGETFLFSLYPERAKYPWVGIEGDKDLGHSSELFMAADSKMITIGGGEGQAIWMDENIRFGKTDSCKTFNNPPLCPSGDFEIRVLEVYGFVGI; encoded by the exons GCAAAGAGCCGGCACTGCGCTCCTACACCGAGATCCAACAGCTGCTGCAACAGGGCAAGAAGCGTGACGTGAAGAACATACTCAGGGAGAATTCGTGGCCCATTAACTCCCCGATCCGATCCCAGCTATGGCCGATGTTGTGTGCCCAGCACCAGACGAAGCAGCAAATGCTGGACGGCTTTTACTGGGAGATGGTCCACCAG GTCTTTGGCACCACGGAGCTGTCGGAGAAGCCGATCATGCTGCCCGCCTTTGTGGACGCCACCCATTGTTTGCCCTACCACTTGACCAGCACGGGACGGGCCGTGGCCGATCGCATCGTGAATGTCCTGGGCTACGACTGCCCCGATATTACCTACAGTCCAGTATTGTATCCCATTACATCGATACTTTTGCATTTCATGTCGG AGGAGGAGGCGTACATGTGCTTGGCCGGTCTGGTGGGCAGCAAGGAAAAGGTATTCATCAATCAAACCAAACTACAGCACGAGGTCACCTGGAAGACGGTGATGCAGATAGCCAAAAAGCACACG AAAAGTGCAACTTCGTATTTCCAACGTATTTGCCCGGGCCTGAAGTTGGAGCGCATCTTCATGGACTGGTGCTGGTGGATTCTAGCGGGTCTACCCTTCCAGCATCTGGTGCGGATCATGGACTGCTACTTCCACGAGGGCATCAAGGTCCTGTACCGCGTGGCCCTTGTCATACTCAACCTGTTTCACAAGGAGTGCCAGTCGAACAACGAATGGAGTCcggataatattaaaaacgacATTGGCAATGCGCTGATCAAGTTCTGCAAGAAGATACCAGTGTCGCCGGCGAAGCTGCTCCATGCCGCGTTTAGTATTAGGGGACTGAG TACCCAGTATATTTCTAGAATATTTATCAAGACTGAAATGCTACTAAAAAGCCGTTCCGTGCTCACCAGCGGTTCGAAGCAATTAATCAAATCGCGTTCAAGTGATAATCTGCCCACTAGTCAGTCGCAGGTCAACATCCAAATGATGTCGCACACCTTGACCATCCGAGAG AAGCTGCACTCCGAGAGCTGTCGCAATTTG CTGTTCACGCTGTGGTCCTGGCTGCCCGTGCGGATAACAATGTACCAACCGGTGCTGCTCTACACCACCGAGGAGCACGGCTGCTCGCTGACCACGTTCTACGTCCGGGTGGAGCAGCACGAGCCCACGCTGCTCATGATCAAGACGTGCAATAATGAG GTATTCGGGGCTTACTGTTCCTCGCGCTGGTTTGAAAGGAATGTGAAGGATGACAAGGGCCAGCGACAGGCCTACTTCGGCACCGGCGAAACCTTTTTGTTCTCCCTGTATCCAGAGCGAGCCAAGTACCCGTGGGTGGGCATTGAGGGCGACAAGGATCTGGGACACAGTTCCGAGCTGTTTATGGCGGCCGACTCCAAGATGATTACCATTGGTGGCGG CGAGGGTCAGGCCATCTGGATGGACGAGAACATACGTTTCGGCAAGACGGACAGCTGCAAGACCTTCAACAATCCGCCGCTTTGTCCATCGGGCGACTTCGAGATCCGGGTGCTGGAGGTCTACGGCTTTGTGGGCATCTAA
- the sky gene encoding GTPase-activating protein skywalker isoform X3, translated as MVGKVLGIKDLEQFSSRRSSVYVDPECDKFFELPLFIAASSNDITTKCQCFQFSPGKEPALRSYTEIQQLLQQGKKRDVKNILRENSWPINSPIRSQLWPMLCAQHQTKQQMLDGFYWEMVHQVFGTTELSEKPIMLPAFVDATHCLPYHLTSTGRAVADRIVNVLGYDCPDITYSPVLYPITSILLHFMSEEEAYMCLAGLVGSKEKVFINQTKLQHEVTWKTVMQIAKKHTKSATSYFQRICPGLKLERIFMDWCWWILAGLPFQHLVRIMDCYFHEGIKVLYRVALVILNLFHKECQSNNEWSPDNIKNDIGNALIKFCKKIPVSPAKLLHAAFSIRGLSTQYISRIFIKTEMLLKSRSVLTSGSKQLIKSRSSDNLPTSQSQVNIQMMSHTLTIREGEKSPGHRAIAMGVYPIHNLKSQACKNEDLFTLWSWLPVRITMYQPVLLYTTEEHGCSLTTFYVRVEQHEPTLLMIKTCNNEVFGAYCSSRWFERNVKDDKGQRQAYFGTGETFLFSLYPERAKYPWVGIEGDKDLGHSSELFMAADSKMITIGGGEGQAIWMDENIRFGKTDSCKTFNNPPLCPSGDFEIRVLEVYGFVGI; from the exons GCAAAGAGCCGGCACTGCGCTCCTACACCGAGATCCAACAGCTGCTGCAACAGGGCAAGAAGCGTGACGTGAAGAACATACTCAGGGAGAATTCGTGGCCCATTAACTCCCCGATCCGATCCCAGCTATGGCCGATGTTGTGTGCCCAGCACCAGACGAAGCAGCAAATGCTGGACGGCTTTTACTGGGAGATGGTCCACCAG GTCTTTGGCACCACGGAGCTGTCGGAGAAGCCGATCATGCTGCCCGCCTTTGTGGACGCCACCCATTGTTTGCCCTACCACTTGACCAGCACGGGACGGGCCGTGGCCGATCGCATCGTGAATGTCCTGGGCTACGACTGCCCCGATATTACCTACAGTCCAGTATTGTATCCCATTACATCGATACTTTTGCATTTCATGTCGG AGGAGGAGGCGTACATGTGCTTGGCCGGTCTGGTGGGCAGCAAGGAAAAGGTATTCATCAATCAAACCAAACTACAGCACGAGGTCACCTGGAAGACGGTGATGCAGATAGCCAAAAAGCACACG AAAAGTGCAACTTCGTATTTCCAACGTATTTGCCCGGGCCTGAAGTTGGAGCGCATCTTCATGGACTGGTGCTGGTGGATTCTAGCGGGTCTACCCTTCCAGCATCTGGTGCGGATCATGGACTGCTACTTCCACGAGGGCATCAAGGTCCTGTACCGCGTGGCCCTTGTCATACTCAACCTGTTTCACAAGGAGTGCCAGTCGAACAACGAATGGAGTCcggataatattaaaaacgacATTGGCAATGCGCTGATCAAGTTCTGCAAGAAGATACCAGTGTCGCCGGCGAAGCTGCTCCATGCCGCGTTTAGTATTAGGGGACTGAG TACCCAGTATATTTCTAGAATATTTATCAAGACTGAAATGCTACTAAAAAGCCGTTCCGTGCTCACCAGCGGTTCGAAGCAATTAATCAAATCGCGTTCAAGTGATAATCTGCCCACTAGTCAGTCGCAGGTCAACATCCAAATGATGTCGCACACCTTGACCATCCGAGAG GGCGAAAAGTCGCCCGGTCATAGAGCCATCGCGATGGGCGTTTATCCCATACACAATCTGAAAAGTCAAGCTTGTAAGAACGAAGAT CTGTTCACGCTGTGGTCCTGGCTGCCCGTGCGGATAACAATGTACCAACCGGTGCTGCTCTACACCACCGAGGAGCACGGCTGCTCGCTGACCACGTTCTACGTCCGGGTGGAGCAGCACGAGCCCACGCTGCTCATGATCAAGACGTGCAATAATGAG GTATTCGGGGCTTACTGTTCCTCGCGCTGGTTTGAAAGGAATGTGAAGGATGACAAGGGCCAGCGACAGGCCTACTTCGGCACCGGCGAAACCTTTTTGTTCTCCCTGTATCCAGAGCGAGCCAAGTACCCGTGGGTGGGCATTGAGGGCGACAAGGATCTGGGACACAGTTCCGAGCTGTTTATGGCGGCCGACTCCAAGATGATTACCATTGGTGGCGG CGAGGGTCAGGCCATCTGGATGGACGAGAACATACGTTTCGGCAAGACGGACAGCTGCAAGACCTTCAACAATCCGCCGCTTTGTCCATCGGGCGACTTCGAGATCCGGGTGCTGGAGGTCTACGGCTTTGTGGGCATCTAA